A genomic segment from Rhodobacter sp. CZR27 encodes:
- a CDS encoding replication initiator protein A, translating into MASMEHPVFSLATRPDLRVLDYSHNGVRITVTPSVRGLATLFDKDILIYCISQLMAALNAGRAISRTLHLTAHDLMTATNRETSGDGYQRLREAFERLAGTRITTNIEQGGREITTGFGLIESWQIVRRSRGGRMVQVMVTLSEWLFQAVLTKSVLTLSRDYFRLRKPLERRIYELARKHCGHQPEWRVSIATLAKKSGSASPLRVFRKMIRDMIEANALPGYLLAEEPGDMLCVTRREAVLAPGLAPSLREATLEKVRALMPGWDVHALVAEWQSFWHRSGQPRLRSADAAFLGWVERRAGA; encoded by the coding sequence ATGGCCTCGATGGAGCATCCTGTCTTCTCGCTGGCCACAAGGCCCGACCTGCGCGTGCTCGACTATTCCCACAACGGGGTCCGCATCACGGTGACGCCCTCGGTGCGCGGCCTCGCCACGCTCTTCGACAAGGACATCCTGATCTACTGCATCAGCCAGCTCATGGCCGCGCTGAACGCCGGCCGCGCCATCAGCCGCACGCTGCACCTGACCGCGCATGACCTGATGACGGCGACGAACCGCGAGACCAGCGGCGACGGCTACCAGCGCCTGCGCGAGGCCTTCGAGCGGCTGGCGGGCACCCGCATCACCACCAACATCGAACAGGGCGGCCGGGAGATCACCACCGGCTTCGGCCTGATCGAGAGCTGGCAGATCGTGCGCCGCTCGCGCGGGGGGCGCATGGTGCAGGTGATGGTCACCCTCTCGGAGTGGCTGTTCCAGGCGGTGCTCACGAAATCGGTCCTCACGCTCAGCCGCGACTATTTCCGGCTGCGAAAGCCGCTCGAGCGGCGGATCTACGAACTGGCGCGCAAGCACTGCGGCCACCAGCCGGAATGGCGGGTCTCGATCGCCACGCTCGCCAAGAAGTCAGGCTCGGCTTCGCCGCTCCGGGTCTTCCGCAAGATGATCCGCGACATGATCGAGGCCAATGCGCTGCCGGGCTACCTGCTCGCCGAGGAGCCGGGCGACATGCTCTGCGTCACCCGTCGCGAGGCGGTGCTGGCGCCGGGCCTCGCGCCTTCGCTGCGCGAGGCCACGCTCGAGAAGGTGCGGGCGCTGATGCCGGGCTGGGACGTCCATGCGCTGGTCGCGGAATGGCAGTCCTTCTGGCACCGCAGCGGCCAGCCCCGGCTGAGATCCGCCGATGCCGCCTTTCTCGGCTGGGTCGAACGCCGGGCGGGAGCTTGA
- a CDS encoding glycosyltransferase: MTESHPPRIAILLATYNGAANLDEQLESYAAQHLRPAMLIVSDDGSADATRERVAAFAARHPWLEVRLIDGPCQGSAKNFLHLLGQVPPEADMIALSDQDDVWLPDKLARGARALAAEPADLPVLYGGSSWICDADLGNRRPYPLPQRAPGFRHALVQNIAGGNTMMLNRGGIDLLAEASREPGRLVVHDWWIYQIVSGAGGRVIFDPVPLLLYRQHGGNLIGANHGLAAKKRRLMMLLSGRFRQWNSINIRALRASAHRLTPENRRLLQEFDALRRAGPFNRLRRLNRIGLYRQGLPGSMSLWLAAVLGRI; the protein is encoded by the coding sequence ATGACCGAGTCCCATCCTCCCCGGATCGCCATCCTGCTTGCCACCTACAACGGGGCGGCAAACCTCGACGAGCAGCTGGAAAGCTATGCCGCCCAGCATCTGCGCCCCGCGATGCTGATCGTGAGCGACGACGGCTCGGCCGATGCCACGCGCGAGCGGGTGGCGGCCTTCGCCGCGCGCCACCCCTGGCTCGAGGTGCGGCTGATCGACGGACCCTGCCAGGGCTCGGCGAAGAACTTCCTGCACCTCCTGGGCCAGGTTCCGCCCGAGGCCGACATGATCGCCCTCTCGGACCAGGACGACGTCTGGCTGCCCGACAAGCTTGCCCGCGGGGCGAGGGCGCTGGCCGCGGAGCCCGCCGACCTGCCCGTCCTCTATGGCGGTTCGAGCTGGATCTGCGATGCCGATCTCGGCAACCGCCGGCCCTATCCGCTGCCGCAGCGCGCGCCGGGCTTCCGCCATGCGCTGGTGCAGAACATCGCCGGCGGCAACACGATGATGCTGAACCGCGGCGGCATCGATCTGCTGGCCGAGGCCAGCCGCGAGCCCGGCCGCCTCGTGGTGCATGACTGGTGGATCTACCAGATCGTCTCGGGCGCCGGCGGGCGGGTGATCTTCGATCCGGTGCCGTTGCTGCTTTACCGCCAGCACGGCGGCAACCTGATCGGGGCGAACCACGGGCTTGCCGCGAAGAAGCGCCGGCTGATGATGCTGCTGAGCGGCCGGTTCCGGCAGTGGAACTCGATCAACATCCGCGCGCTCCGCGCCTCGGCCCACCGGCTCACCCCCGAGAACCGCCGGCTGCTGCAGGAGTTCGACGCGCTGCGCCGGGCGGGCCCGTTCAACCGGCTGCGCCGCCTGAACCGGATCGGGCTCTACCGGCAGGGCCTGCCGGGCAGCATGTCGCTCTGGCTGGCGGCGGTCCTGGGCCGGATCTGA
- a CDS encoding methyltransferase domain-containing protein has product MHLSSFENMQRCIDWYCPPGARVVDLGAASVNGSYRDLFPPGTAYTGFDLAPGPGVDVVLEDPYVLPLADGSVDLVVSGQMLEHCPQFWRVFTEVARVLAPGGLAFMIAPSEGPIHRYPVDCYRFYPDAWGAMADWAGLRLVHCWRDQRGPWCDLVGVFQKGGTLERLTAPKPAQPILLPAAPHPDPAAEATRGKRPYREVLEEMHRLLSPRLYCEIGVRKGQSLALCRGRAVAIDPSPDIETLPGTATLHRCTSDDFFFFAGDSPFDGRVDFAFIDGMHLSEFVLRDFMNLERHMSPKGVIVVDDVLPNHPVQALRERQSQVWTGDVWRFARLLSEIRPDLQLTWLDTEPTGLLVVRGLKPQNRVLWNRYNPEIRKLLEAGDEPVPEDLLTRAHALDPTAEAIRAAIGR; this is encoded by the coding sequence ATGCACCTCTCCTCGTTCGAGAACATGCAGCGCTGCATCGACTGGTACTGCCCGCCCGGAGCCCGGGTGGTCGACCTGGGGGCGGCCAGCGTCAACGGCTCCTACCGCGACCTCTTTCCACCGGGTACCGCCTATACGGGCTTCGACCTCGCCCCGGGACCCGGCGTGGATGTCGTGCTCGAGGATCCCTATGTCCTGCCGCTGGCCGACGGTTCGGTCGATCTGGTCGTCTCGGGCCAGATGCTCGAACATTGCCCGCAGTTCTGGCGCGTCTTCACCGAGGTGGCGCGGGTGCTCGCGCCCGGTGGGCTGGCCTTCATGATCGCCCCCTCCGAAGGGCCGATCCACCGTTACCCGGTCGATTGCTACCGCTTCTATCCCGATGCCTGGGGGGCGATGGCGGACTGGGCGGGTCTGAGGCTCGTGCATTGCTGGCGCGACCAGCGCGGGCCCTGGTGCGATCTCGTCGGCGTGTTCCAGAAGGGCGGCACGCTCGAGCGTCTGACGGCGCCGAAGCCTGCACAACCCATCCTGCTGCCCGCAGCCCCCCATCCCGATCCCGCGGCCGAGGCGACGCGGGGCAAGCGTCCCTATCGCGAGGTGCTGGAAGAGATGCACCGCCTGCTCTCCCCCCGGCTTTACTGCGAGATCGGGGTGCGCAAGGGCCAGAGCCTCGCGCTGTGCCGGGGCAGGGCGGTGGCCATCGATCCCTCGCCCGACATCGAGACCCTGCCCGGGACGGCGACGCTCCATCGCTGCACCAGCGACGACTTCTTCTTCTTCGCAGGCGACAGCCCCTTCGACGGGCGGGTGGACTTCGCCTTCATCGACGGGATGCATCTGAGCGAATTCGTCCTGCGCGACTTCATGAACCTCGAACGGCACATGAGCCCGAAGGGTGTGATCGTGGTGGACGACGTGCTGCCCAACCATCCGGTGCAGGCCCTGCGCGAGCGGCAGTCGCAGGTCTGGACCGGCGACGTCTGGCGCTTCGCCCGGCTGCTGTCCGAGATCCGACCCGACCTGCAGCTCACCTGGCTCGACACGGAGCCGACGGGACTTCTGGTGGTGCGCGGGCTGAAGCCGCAGAACCGCGTGCTGTGGAACCGCTACAACCCCGAGATCCGCAAGCTGCTCGAGGCTGGTGACGAGCCGGTGCCCGAGGATCTTCTGACCCGGGCCCATGCCCTGGACCCGACGGCGGAGGCGATCCGCGCGGCCATCGGCCGGTGA
- a CDS encoding cyclopropane-fatty-acyl-phospholipid synthase family protein — MTDSRGLSADEARRLRPGDEHYRAYVGPPGQWDYMGATQFRLLTTLGLREGHRLLDVGCGGLRAGRLLMMYLARGHYYGIEPNMWLVEDAIERELGPQFVALKAPVFSDSAEFAADAFAVKFDFIVAQSIFSHTGSDLLSRALERFRTALAPDGLILATFLHSEDRPDLPVEAPGWTYPGCTSFSRPRIAELVSAAGLVSRPLPWFHPRQSWHALAHRVEALPPADQDHHLTGAVLRDAEFAASRKELR, encoded by the coding sequence ATGACGGACAGCCGGGGCCTCTCCGCCGACGAGGCCCGCCGGCTGCGGCCGGGCGACGAGCATTACCGCGCCTATGTCGGTCCGCCCGGTCAATGGGATTACATGGGGGCCACGCAGTTCCGCCTGCTGACGACGCTTGGCCTGCGCGAAGGGCACCGCCTGCTCGATGTGGGCTGCGGCGGATTGCGCGCCGGGCGGCTGCTGATGATGTATCTGGCCCGCGGCCATTACTACGGCATCGAGCCGAACATGTGGCTGGTCGAGGATGCGATCGAGCGCGAGCTGGGACCGCAGTTCGTGGCCCTGAAGGCCCCCGTCTTCAGCGACAGCGCCGAATTCGCGGCTGATGCCTTTGCGGTGAAATTCGATTTCATCGTCGCGCAGTCGATCTTTTCGCACACCGGGTCCGATCTTCTGTCGCGCGCGCTGGAGCGGTTCCGCACCGCGCTTGCCCCCGACGGGCTGATCCTCGCCACCTTCCTCCATTCCGAGGACCGGCCCGATCTTCCGGTCGAGGCTCCCGGCTGGACCTATCCCGGCTGCACGAGCTTTTCCCGCCCCCGCATTGCCGAACTGGTCTCGGCGGCGGGACTGGTCTCTCGCCCGCTGCCCTGGTTCCATCCGCGCCAGAGCTGGCATGCGCTCGCCCACCGGGTCGAGGCGCTGCCGCCGGCCGACCAGGACCATCACCTGACCGGCGCCGTGCTGCGCGACGCCGAATTCGCTGCAAGTCGGAAAGAGCTTCGATGA
- the rfbA gene encoding glucose-1-phosphate thymidylyltransferase RfbA codes for MTARKGIILAGGSGTRLYPVTIGVSKQLMPVYDKPMIYYPLTVLMHAGIREIAIITTPQDQDQFRRVLGDGSQWGLSLTYVVQPHPGGLAQAYTLTEDFLAGAPSCMVLGDNIFFGHGLPALLAEADGQETGGTVFGYHVADPERYGVVAMDEQGRVTQIIEKPKVPPSNYAVTGLYFLDARAPEFAHGLKPSARGEIEITSLLEIYLEEGTLDVKRMGRGFAWLDTGTHGSLLDAGNFVRTLQKRQGMQTGCPEEVAFHNGWIDAAALRTLACKLDKNDYGRYLQALLTEQMMEG; via the coding sequence ATGACCGCACGCAAGGGCATCATCCTCGCCGGGGGCTCGGGGACGCGGCTCTACCCGGTCACCATCGGCGTCTCCAAGCAGCTGATGCCGGTCTATGACAAGCCGATGATCTACTATCCGCTGACCGTGCTGATGCATGCCGGCATCCGCGAGATCGCGATCATCACCACGCCGCAGGACCAGGACCAGTTCAGGCGCGTGCTGGGGGATGGCAGCCAGTGGGGCCTCAGCCTCACCTATGTGGTCCAGCCCCATCCGGGCGGGCTGGCCCAGGCCTATACCCTGACCGAGGATTTCCTCGCGGGCGCCCCCTCCTGCATGGTGCTGGGCGACAACATCTTCTTCGGCCATGGCCTGCCGGCGCTGCTTGCCGAGGCCGACGGGCAGGAGACCGGCGGCACGGTCTTCGGCTACCACGTGGCCGATCCCGAGCGCTATGGCGTGGTCGCGATGGACGAGCAGGGCCGCGTCACCCAGATCATCGAGAAGCCGAAGGTTCCGCCGTCGAACTATGCCGTGACGGGGCTCTATTTCCTCGACGCGCGCGCGCCGGAATTCGCCCACGGCCTGAAGCCCTCGGCGCGGGGCGAGATCGAGATCACCTCGCTGCTCGAGATCTACCTCGAGGAGGGCACGCTCGACGTCAAGCGCATGGGCCGCGGCTTCGCCTGGCTCGACACCGGCACGCATGGCAGCCTGCTCGACGCGGGCAACTTCGTGCGCACGCTGCAGAAGCGGCAGGGCATGCAGACCGGCTGCCCCGAGGAGGTCGCCTTCCACAACGGCTGGATCGACGCCGCGGCCCTGCGGACGCTGGCCTGCAAGCTCGACAAGAACGACTACGGCCGCTACCTGCAGGCGCTGCTCACCGAGCAGATGATGGAGGGCTGA
- the rfbB gene encoding dTDP-glucose 4,6-dehydratase, producing MKLIVTGGAGFIGSAVVRQAVAKGHHVVNVDCLTYAACLENLASVADAPTYAFEKADIRDAEAMARVFATHRPDAVMHLAAESHVDRSIDGPGAFIDTNVRGTYVLLEAARAYWVGQGKPAGFRFHHISTDEVFGTLGETGQFTEDTPYAPNSPYSASKAASDHLVRAWGETYGLPYVLTNCSNNYGPFHFPEKLIPVVILKALAGEPIPVYGKGENVRDWLYVEDHADALLTVLARGENHRSYNIGGENEAKNIDIVRKICAILDRKRPKTTPYAEQIAFVTDRPGHDLRYAIDPTRIRTELGWRPSVTLDEGLERTVDWYLANEPWWRALQDRAGVGQRLGVKA from the coding sequence ATGAAACTGATCGTGACCGGAGGAGCGGGCTTCATCGGCTCGGCGGTGGTGCGGCAAGCGGTGGCGAAGGGCCACCATGTCGTCAATGTCGACTGCCTGACCTATGCCGCCTGCCTGGAAAACCTGGCAAGCGTCGCCGATGCCCCGACCTACGCCTTCGAGAAGGCCGACATCCGCGATGCGGAGGCCATGGCGCGGGTCTTCGCCACCCATCGCCCCGATGCGGTGATGCATCTGGCGGCGGAAAGCCATGTCGACCGCTCGATCGACGGGCCGGGCGCCTTCATCGACACCAACGTCCGCGGCACCTATGTGCTGCTGGAAGCCGCGCGCGCGTACTGGGTAGGGCAGGGGAAGCCCGCGGGCTTCCGCTTCCACCACATCTCGACCGACGAGGTCTTCGGCACGCTGGGCGAGACCGGCCAGTTCACCGAAGATACTCCCTACGCGCCGAACTCGCCCTATTCGGCGTCCAAGGCCGCCTCGGACCATCTCGTCCGCGCCTGGGGCGAGACCTATGGCCTGCCTTACGTGCTGACCAACTGCTCAAACAACTACGGGCCGTTCCATTTCCCGGAAAAGCTGATCCCCGTCGTGATCCTGAAGGCGCTGGCGGGAGAGCCGATCCCGGTCTACGGGAAAGGCGAGAACGTCCGCGACTGGCTCTATGTCGAGGATCATGCCGACGCGCTGCTGACCGTGCTCGCGCGGGGCGAGAACCACCGCAGCTACAACATCGGCGGCGAGAACGAGGCGAAGAACATCGACATCGTCCGCAAGATCTGCGCGATCCTCGACCGGAAGCGCCCGAAGACCACGCCCTATGCCGAGCAGATCGCCTTCGTGACCGACCGCCCAGGCCACGACCTGCGCTATGCCATCGATCCGACCCGCATCCGCACCGAGCTTGGCTGGCGGCCCTCGGTCACGCTCGACGAGGGGCTGGAGCGCACGGTCGACTGGTATCTGGCCAACGAACCTTGGTGGCGCGCGCTGCAGGACCGCGCGGGCGTGGGCCAGCGGCTTGGGGTCAAGGCATGA
- a CDS encoding AAA family ATPase, whose amino-acid sequence MAETRGRKTAARGRVDLRKGPPAREPQVPLPPYFNISPDAALAELEAPLTTAGFAEIARSCAQGRDDLASRGLDEEGRRSLRLFSTWEITRYLIPVATAHFRRVLKANPDLPQGISETEGGAKWFTLDEVLRLRAHFAAEGSKAKEYRPYRPAGLPAKLVAVANFKGGVGKTSTAAHLAMSAALDGYRVLVIDLDSQGSMTSIFGGRVADEWGTVFPLLARHYAGHLQSENRLRVSRGEAPVPMDETLTEALKIRAGDLIAKTHWPNIDLIGAQLNLYWAEFQIPVWRMQGRSWKLWDALTDVLGEDGVLDRYDVIFIDTPPALGYLTINGLAAADILLVPLGASFLEFDSTGRFFDMLHSTFRSIEEGENIAARALGREELSFEWDAVRAVLTRFDGAQQGEMAALMQAYMGRTMSPVRQDFTALIGQAGEQVNGIYEADYRDFNRDTYIRGRETFDATYAAFKRLLMGIWRREELAAAEAAE is encoded by the coding sequence ATGGCAGAGACCAGGGGACGGAAGACCGCCGCGCGCGGCCGGGTGGACTTGCGCAAGGGGCCGCCCGCGCGCGAGCCGCAGGTGCCGCTGCCGCCCTATTTCAACATCTCGCCCGATGCGGCGCTGGCCGAACTCGAGGCGCCGCTGACCACCGCGGGCTTCGCCGAGATCGCCCGCTCCTGCGCCCAGGGGCGCGACGACCTGGCCTCGCGCGGACTGGACGAGGAGGGCCGCCGGAGCCTGCGCCTGTTCTCGACCTGGGAGATCACGCGCTACCTGATCCCGGTCGCCACCGCGCATTTCCGCCGCGTGCTGAAGGCCAATCCCGACCTGCCGCAGGGCATCTCGGAGACCGAGGGCGGCGCCAAGTGGTTCACGCTGGACGAGGTGCTGCGGCTCCGCGCCCACTTCGCCGCCGAAGGCTCCAAGGCCAAGGAATACCGCCCCTACCGCCCCGCGGGCCTGCCCGCGAAACTGGTGGCGGTGGCGAACTTCAAGGGCGGCGTCGGCAAGACCTCTACCGCCGCGCATCTCGCCATGTCGGCCGCGCTCGACGGCTACCGGGTGCTGGTGATCGATCTGGACAGCCAGGGCTCGATGACCTCGATCTTCGGCGGCCGCGTGGCGGACGAATGGGGCACGGTCTTCCCGCTCCTCGCGCGCCACTACGCCGGCCACCTGCAGTCCGAGAACCGCCTGCGCGTCTCGCGCGGCGAGGCGCCGGTGCCGATGGACGAGACGCTGACCGAGGCGCTGAAGATCCGCGCGGGGGATCTCATCGCAAAGACCCACTGGCCCAACATCGACCTGATCGGCGCGCAGCTGAACCTCTACTGGGCCGAGTTCCAGATCCCCGTGTGGCGAATGCAGGGGCGCAGCTGGAAGCTCTGGGACGCGCTCACGGATGTGCTGGGCGAGGATGGCGTGCTTGACCGCTACGACGTGATCTTCATCGACACCCCCCCTGCCCTCGGCTACCTGACCATCAACGGGCTGGCCGCGGCCGACATCCTGCTGGTGCCGCTCGGCGCCTCGTTTCTGGAGTTCGACTCGACGGGGCGCTTCTTCGACATGCTGCATTCCACCTTCCGCTCGATCGAGGAGGGCGAGAACATCGCCGCCCGCGCGCTCGGCCGCGAGGAGTTGTCGTTCGAATGGGATGCGGTGCGGGCGGTGCTGACGCGCTTCGACGGCGCGCAGCAGGGCGAGATGGCGGCGCTGATGCAGGCCTACATGGGCCGCACCATGAGCCCGGTCCGGCAGGATTTCACCGCGCTGATCGGCCAGGCCGGCGAGCAGGTGAACGGCATCTACGAGGCCGATTACCGCGACTTCAACCGCGACACCTACATCCGCGGCCGCGAGACCTTCGACGCCACCTATGCCGCCTTCAAGCGGTTGCTGATGGGCATCTGGCGGCGCGAGGAACTGGCGGCAGCCGAGGCGGCGGAGTGA
- a CDS encoding CmcI family methyltransferase: MPDLSLVVCAHDMERELPRTLFSLCPPYQRLPAGLSCEILVIDCGSARPVEAAALSCGGVDLRVLRVPACPSPAAAINAAMAETRGQLVGLWIDGARLSSPGLLARAVEAWRADPSRAIGTLAFHLGPDVQMRSVGTGYDRAAEDALLASVPWRKDGYRLFDISVLAGSSAEGWFGCISETNGLFLDRKLWDRLGGLDERFHSPGGGYVNLDLWQRAVALSGDEPWIVLGEGTFHQVHGGAATNGTAAARKAMAAEYETLIGRPHRSLVYRPRLIGTLSPTVLARGSRPPPEPPRRVQSVGGRAFRIALPPEVLDRVQAGTLRTRYRGLRFAKNPFDIALYLRLIEALAPATIIEIGTSEGGSAVWFRDQCRTLGLQTGILSLDLKRPPLEEEGIRFLAVDSTDPAGTFPTDLIDAAPRPWLVIEDSAHTYESVAAVLSYFDPRLQPGDRLVVEDGVVADMRAEAYRRYDDGPNRAVAEFLLAHPGRYRIDAELCDFYGPNVTWCPNAWLERI, encoded by the coding sequence ATGCCCGACCTGAGCCTCGTGGTCTGCGCCCATGACATGGAGCGGGAACTGCCGCGCACCCTCTTCAGCCTTTGCCCGCCCTATCAGCGCCTGCCCGCGGGCCTGTCCTGCGAGATCCTGGTGATCGATTGCGGCTCTGCCCGCCCGGTCGAGGCGGCAGCCCTTTCCTGCGGCGGGGTCGATCTGAGGGTCCTGCGGGTTCCTGCCTGTCCCTCGCCAGCGGCCGCGATCAATGCGGCCATGGCCGAGACGCGCGGGCAGCTGGTCGGGCTCTGGATCGACGGGGCGCGCCTCTCCTCGCCCGGCCTTCTTGCCCGGGCGGTCGAGGCCTGGCGGGCCGATCCCTCGCGCGCGATCGGCACCTTGGCCTTCCATCTCGGGCCCGATGTCCAGATGCGCTCGGTCGGGACCGGCTACGACCGCGCCGCCGAGGATGCGCTGCTCGCCTCGGTGCCCTGGCGGAAGGATGGCTACCGGCTGTTCGACATCTCGGTGCTGGCGGGCTCCTCGGCCGAGGGCTGGTTCGGCTGCATCTCGGAAACCAACGGCCTGTTCCTGGATCGCAAGCTCTGGGACCGCCTGGGTGGTCTCGACGAGCGGTTCCACTCTCCGGGCGGCGGCTATGTCAACCTCGACCTCTGGCAGCGCGCGGTGGCGCTGTCGGGGGACGAGCCCTGGATCGTGCTGGGCGAGGGGACGTTCCATCAGGTGCATGGCGGCGCCGCGACCAACGGCACGGCAGCGGCCCGCAAGGCGATGGCCGCGGAATACGAGACGCTGATCGGCCGGCCGCATCGCTCCCTGGTCTACCGCCCGCGCCTGATCGGCACGCTGTCCCCGACGGTGCTGGCCAGGGGGTCCCGTCCGCCACCCGAGCCCCCGCGCCGGGTGCAGTCTGTCGGCGGGCGCGCCTTCCGCATCGCCCTGCCGCCCGAGGTGCTCGACCGGGTGCAGGCCGGCACGCTGCGCACCCGCTACCGGGGGCTGAGATTTGCCAAGAACCCGTTCGACATCGCGCTCTACCTGCGGCTCATCGAGGCGCTGGCTCCGGCCACGATCATCGAGATCGGCACCTCCGAGGGCGGCAGCGCGGTCTGGTTCCGCGATCAGTGCCGCACACTGGGTCTGCAGACCGGGATCCTGAGCCTCGATCTGAAACGCCCGCCCCTCGAGGAGGAGGGCATCCGCTTCCTTGCCGTGGACAGCACCGATCCGGCGGGCACCTTCCCCACGGACCTGATCGACGCCGCCCCGCGGCCCTGGCTGGTCATCGAGGACAGCGCCCATACCTACGAGTCGGTGGCCGCGGTGCTTTCCTATTTCGACCCGCGCCTGCAGCCCGGCGACCGGCTGGTGGTCGAGGATGGGGTGGTGGCCGACATGCGCGCCGAAGCCTACCGGCGCTATGACGACGGTCCCAACCGCGCGGTGGCGGAATTCCTGCTGGCGCATCCCGGCCGTTACCGGATCGATGCCGAACTCTGCGATTTCTACGGGCCGAACGTGACCTGGTGTCCGAACGCCTGGCTGGAGCGGATCTGA
- the rfbC gene encoding dTDP-4-dehydrorhamnose 3,5-epimerase gives MKIEETELPGVLILTPRVFGDARGSFCESWNRATLAGLGIDLDFVQDNQSISVPVGTVRGLHYQAPPHAQDKLVRVGHGAILDVAVDVRVGSPTYGKWVGVELSAENARQLLVPKGFLHGFVTRAPATVVLYKTTDVYAPDCDGAVHFADPDLGVDWGIDPATAILSDKDARAPRFADWTSPFTYEA, from the coding sequence GTGAAGATCGAAGAGACGGAACTGCCGGGTGTCCTGATCCTGACGCCCAGGGTGTTCGGCGATGCGCGGGGCAGCTTCTGCGAATCCTGGAACCGGGCGACCCTTGCCGGCCTCGGGATCGACCTCGACTTCGTGCAGGACAACCAGTCGATCAGCGTTCCCGTCGGCACGGTGCGCGGCCTGCATTACCAGGCGCCGCCGCATGCCCAGGACAAGCTGGTGCGCGTGGGCCATGGCGCGATCCTCGACGTGGCGGTCGACGTGCGGGTGGGCTCGCCCACCTACGGCAAGTGGGTGGGGGTGGAGCTTTCGGCCGAGAACGCCCGCCAGCTTCTGGTGCCCAAGGGCTTCCTGCACGGCTTCGTCACGCGGGCGCCCGCGACGGTCGTGCTTTACAAGACCACCGACGTCTATGCGCCCGACTGCGACGGGGCGGTGCATTTCGCCGATCCCGACCTCGGCGTGGACTGGGGCATCGACCCCGCCACGGCGATCCTTTCCGACAAGGACGCCCGCGCGCCGCGCTTCGCGGACTGGACCAGCCCCTTCACCTACGAGGCCTGA
- the rfbD gene encoding dTDP-4-dehydrorhamnose reductase, which translates to MKDLMVFGRTGQVARELARLAPDARFLGRDEADLTDPEACARAIREAMPSAVINAAAWTAVDRAEDEEAEATLVNGEAPGAMARACADLGIPFVQISTDYVFDGSGERPWRPGDPVGPLGAYGRSKLAGEEAVRAAGGTHAILRTSWVFSAHGANFVKTMLRLGATRERLTVVMDQVGGPTPAAEIAATCLAMAEALVSKPELSGTYHLSGAPDVSWAGFAREIFRQADLPCEVQDIPSAEYPQKAHRPANSRMDCSDLSRFGLARPDWRQGLARVLSDLQGVSS; encoded by the coding sequence ATGAAGGACCTCATGGTGTTTGGCCGCACCGGGCAGGTGGCGCGGGAACTGGCGCGCCTTGCCCCCGATGCGCGCTTCCTCGGCCGGGACGAGGCCGACCTGACCGATCCGGAAGCCTGTGCCCGGGCGATCCGCGAGGCGATGCCTTCGGCCGTCATCAACGCCGCCGCCTGGACGGCCGTCGACCGTGCCGAGGACGAGGAGGCCGAGGCGACCCTCGTCAATGGCGAGGCCCCCGGCGCCATGGCGCGGGCCTGCGCGGACCTCGGTATCCCCTTCGTGCAGATCTCGACCGACTATGTCTTCGACGGCTCGGGCGAGCGTCCCTGGCGGCCCGGCGATCCGGTGGGTCCGCTCGGCGCCTATGGCCGCTCGAAGCTCGCGGGCGAGGAGGCCGTGCGCGCCGCGGGCGGGACGCATGCGATCCTGCGCACCTCCTGGGTGTTCTCGGCCCATGGTGCGAATTTCGTGAAGACCATGCTGCGCCTCGGCGCCACGCGCGAGCGGCTGACCGTGGTCATGGACCAGGTGGGCGGACCCACGCCCGCCGCCGAGATCGCCGCCACCTGCCTCGCCATGGCCGAGGCTCTGGTGTCGAAGCCCGAACTCTCCGGCACCTATCACCTGTCCGGTGCCCCCGACGTGAGCTGGGCCGGGTTCGCGCGCGAGATCTTCCGCCAGGCGGACCTTCCCTGCGAGGTGCAGGACATCCCCTCGGCCGAGTATCCGCAGAAGGCGCACCGTCCGGCGAATTCGCGGATGGACTGTTCCGACCTCTCCCGTTTCGGCCTCGCCCGCCCCGACTGGCGGCAGGGCCTGGCCCGCGTCCTTTCCGACCTGCAAGGAGTATCCTCATGA